The DNA window TTCTCTCCACATTCGGATAGTGGCCCGAAACGGGCTCTTGACCATCAGCGGGCCTGAGGAGCAGATCGGTATTGCCGAGAAGGTGATCGGCGAGCTCACCACCCTCCTGGAGGGGGGACGCACCGTCGGAACCCACGACGTAAAGCTGGCCCTCCGGCACCTTGCCCAGCATGAGGATGAGGCCTTCCGGAAGATCCAGGGCGAGGTAATTGAGGTCTCTCCCAAGAAGCGTCCGGTCCGACCCAAGAGCCTCGGCCAGCAGCGGTACATCGACGCCATCCGGAACTACGATATCGTTTTTGGCATTGGCCCCGCTGGGACCGGCAAGACCTACCTGGCGATGGCGATGGCTGTCTCGGCCCATCTGCGGCGACAGGTGAGCCGGATCATCCTCACCCGCCCAGCCGTGGAGGCGGGGGAGCGCCTCGGGTTTCTTCCCGGAACCCTGTACGAAAAGATCCACCCCTATCTCCGTCCCTTGTACGATGCGCTCTACGACATGCTCGAGACCGAGCGAGTGAACCGCCTAATCGAGATGGGCGTGATCGAGATCGCCCCGCTCGCATTCATGAGGGGGCGGACCTTGAATGATGCCTTCATTATCCTGGATGAGGCGCAGAATACCACGT is part of the Candidatus Methylomirabilota bacterium genome and encodes:
- a CDS encoding PhoH family protein gives rise to the protein MEGEQATAQRQLPLPAGPQMQALFGRNDEHIRMVEDSLHIRIVARNGLLTISGPEEQIGIAEKVIGELTTLLEGGRTVGTHDVKLALRHLAQHEDEAFRKIQGEVIEVSPKKRPVRPKSLGQQRYIDAIRNYDIVFGIGPAGTGKTYLAMAMAVSAHLRRQVSRIILTRPAVEAGERLGFLPGTLYEKIHPYLRPLYDALYDMLETERVNRLIEMGVIEIAPLAFMRGRTLNDAFIILDEAQNTTSEQMKMFLTRIGLSSRAVITGDITQVDLPPGKISGLIEVRSVLRDVEGINFVYLGQKDVVRHELVQQIIHAYEQFQTSPSSSEDPTRTDENPETTQGR